The following are from one region of the Carnobacterium gallinarum DSM 4847 genome:
- a CDS encoding lysozyme family protein → MKLLKLKFTLLLGSLFMILFGLIFCITLFFSDDDSSAQDSSDTSGLSVSKEVLSHKNTVEKYCKVYDISKYVHYILAIMQVESGGKGQDVMQSSESLGLPPNTLSTEESIKQGCKYFSELMKSSNDLGCDVDSVIQSYNYGGDFLQYVASHGKKYSYELAENFSKEKSGGARVSYPNPIAIPINGGWRYNYGNQFYVKLVSQYLTVTEFDNKTVQAIMDEALKYQGYPYVFGGASPETSFDCSGLTLWCFGKAGITLPRIAQAQYDATQHIPLTEAKAGDLVFFHSTYDTSDYVTHVGIVVSPTQMYHAGDPIGYGDLTSSYWQQHLIGAGRIITK, encoded by the coding sequence ATGAAACTCTTAAAACTAAAGTTTACTCTACTACTTGGTAGTTTATTTATGATCCTATTTGGATTAATTTTCTGCATTACCCTTTTTTTCTCAGATGATGACAGTAGTGCTCAAGACTCTTCTGATACAAGTGGGTTGTCTGTTTCAAAGGAGGTTCTTTCTCATAAGAATACCGTTGAGAAATACTGCAAGGTATATGACATTTCAAAATATGTTCACTATATTCTTGCGATTATGCAAGTAGAATCTGGTGGGAAAGGGCAAGATGTGATGCAAAGTAGCGAGTCTCTAGGACTTCCTCCAAATACCTTGTCTACTGAAGAATCAATTAAACAAGGCTGTAAGTACTTTAGCGAACTTATGAAATCTTCCAATGACTTAGGCTGCGATGTTGATTCAGTCATTCAATCCTATAATTATGGTGGTGACTTTCTTCAATACGTTGCTTCTCATGGAAAGAAGTATTCATATGAACTAGCAGAAAACTTCTCAAAAGAAAAATCGGGTGGAGCTAGGGTTAGCTATCCCAATCCAATTGCCATCCCCATTAATGGTGGGTGGCGATACAACTATGGAAATCAATTTTATGTGAAATTAGTTTCTCAATATCTAACAGTGACTGAATTTGATAATAAAACTGTCCAAGCAATCATGGATGAAGCGTTGAAGTATCAGGGCTATCCTTACGTCTTTGGTGGCGCCAGCCCTGAGACAAGTTTTGATTGTAGTGGTCTTACGTTATGGTGTTTTGGAAAAGCAGGCATAACCCTTCCTAGAATCGCTCAAGCACAGTATGACGCCACACAACATATTCCACTAACTGAAGCAAAAGCTGGGGACTTAGTTTTCTTCCACTCAACCTATGATACATCAGACTATGTTACACATGTTGGCATCGTCGTATCCCCAACTCAAATGTATCACGCAGGAGATCCCATTGGTTATGGTGATCTTACCTCATCCTATTGGCAACAACATCTGATTGGTGCAGGTAGAATCATTACTAAATAA
- a CDS encoding ATP-binding protein, which translates to MKYPIKYIENNLVFNHDGECFAYYELIPYNYSFLSPEEKFQVHDSFRQLIAQNRDGKIHALQLSTESSIRATQERSKNEVTGKLKEVAAKKIDEQTEALVEMIGDNQVDYRFFIGFKLSLNDQEVTIKNVSNEFWISLQDFFHDVNHKLMGDFVSMSNDEINRFSKMEHLLENKISKRFRIRRVSKDDFGYIIEHIYGQTGMPYEEYSYHLPTKKLKKETLVKRYDLLKPTRCLIEENQRYLKIENEDETTYAAYFTINSVIGELGFPNSEIFYYQQQQFSFPIDTSMNVEIVTNKKALSTVRNKKKELKDLDNHAFESNNETSSNVVEALDSVDELESTLDQTKESMYKLSYVVRVSASNPDELKRRCNEVKDFYDDFSIKLIRPFGDMLGLHGEFIPASKRYINDYIQYVTSDFLAGLGFGATQMLGETEGIYVGYNLDTGRNVYLKPSLASQGVKGSITNALASAFIGSLGGGKSFSNNMLVYYAVLFGGQAVIVDPKAERGNWKETLPDIAHEINIVNLTSEETNKGLLDPYVILKRPKDSESLAIDILTFLTGISSRDGEKFPVLRKAIRRVTKSKTRGLLLVLDELRKENTVISNHIADHIESFTDYDFAHLLFSDGTVGQSISLDKQLNIIQVADLVLPDAETGFEEYTTMELLSVAMLIVISTFALDFIHSDRSIFKIVDLDEAWSFLQVAQGKTLSMKLVRAGRAMNAGVYFVTQNADDLLDEKLKNNLGLKFAFRSTDIHEIKKTLEFFGIDKEDEGNQKRLRDLENGQCLLSDLYGRVGVIQFHPIFEELLHAFDTRPPVRKEVS; encoded by the coding sequence ATGAAGTATCCGATTAAATATATTGAAAATAACCTGGTATTCAATCATGATGGTGAATGCTTTGCCTACTATGAATTGATACCTTATAACTACAGTTTTCTGAGTCCAGAAGAAAAGTTTCAAGTACATGATAGCTTCCGTCAGTTGATTGCTCAAAATCGGGATGGAAAAATTCATGCCTTGCAGCTTAGTACCGAATCCAGTATTCGGGCCACACAGGAACGATCTAAAAACGAAGTCACTGGTAAATTAAAAGAAGTCGCAGCTAAAAAAATAGACGAACAAACTGAAGCGTTAGTTGAAATGATTGGAGACAATCAAGTTGACTATCGCTTTTTTATTGGCTTTAAATTATCCTTAAATGATCAAGAAGTGACAATTAAGAATGTATCAAACGAGTTTTGGATTTCTTTACAAGACTTTTTTCATGATGTAAATCATAAACTTATGGGAGATTTTGTCTCTATGAGTAATGATGAGATTAATCGTTTTTCAAAAATGGAACACCTTCTTGAAAATAAAATCTCAAAACGCTTTAGGATTCGACGAGTATCTAAAGATGATTTTGGCTATATCATTGAACATATTTATGGACAAACAGGAATGCCGTATGAAGAATACTCTTATCATCTGCCAACTAAAAAACTAAAAAAAGAGACTTTGGTAAAACGGTATGACCTCTTAAAGCCGACACGTTGCTTAATCGAAGAAAATCAGCGCTATTTGAAAATTGAAAATGAAGATGAAACAACCTACGCTGCTTATTTTACAATCAACTCTGTTATTGGAGAACTTGGCTTTCCTAACAGCGAAATCTTTTATTACCAGCAACAACAATTCTCTTTCCCAATTGATACTTCAATGAACGTAGAAATTGTGACCAATAAAAAAGCTCTTTCTACTGTTCGGAACAAAAAGAAAGAACTCAAAGATTTAGACAATCATGCGTTTGAAAGCAACAATGAAACGAGTTCAAACGTCGTAGAGGCTTTAGATTCTGTAGATGAACTTGAAAGTACCTTAGATCAAACAAAAGAGTCCATGTATAAACTAAGCTATGTTGTTCGTGTCTCCGCAAGTAATCCAGATGAATTAAAACGTCGATGCAATGAAGTCAAAGATTTCTATGATGATTTTAGCATCAAATTGATTCGACCTTTTGGTGATATGCTTGGGCTACATGGTGAATTTATTCCAGCCTCCAAACGGTATATAAACGACTACATCCAATACGTTACCTCTGATTTTCTTGCTGGACTAGGTTTTGGTGCGACTCAAATGCTAGGAGAAACAGAAGGTATCTATGTAGGATACAACCTGGATACAGGAAGAAATGTTTATCTAAAACCTAGCCTAGCTAGTCAAGGTGTGAAAGGCTCTATTACCAATGCCTTGGCTTCTGCCTTCATTGGTTCTCTTGGTGGTGGGAAATCCTTTAGTAATAATATGCTTGTTTATTATGCTGTTTTATTTGGAGGTCAAGCCGTTATCGTTGATCCAAAAGCAGAACGAGGAAACTGGAAAGAAACGTTGCCCGATATTGCGCATGAAATTAATATTGTGAATCTGACAAGCGAAGAAACCAATAAAGGGCTACTTGATCCATATGTCATTTTAAAACGTCCTAAAGATAGTGAAAGCCTAGCGATTGATATTTTGACATTCTTAACAGGAATATCCAGTCGGGATGGTGAAAAATTCCCTGTCTTACGAAAAGCGATTCGTCGTGTTACCAAAAGTAAAACGCGTGGTCTCTTACTTGTTCTAGACGAACTAAGAAAAGAAAATACGGTCATCAGTAACCATATAGCCGATCACATTGAATCTTTTACCGACTACGATTTTGCTCACTTATTGTTTAGTGATGGAACTGTTGGACAGTCTATTAGTTTAGATAAGCAGCTTAATATCATTCAAGTTGCGGATTTAGTTCTTCCTGATGCTGAAACAGGTTTTGAAGAATATACGACAATGGAATTACTAAGTGTCGCTATGCTCATTGTTATTAGTACCTTTGCTTTAGATTTCATTCACTCTGACCGCTCTATCTTTAAAATTGTTGACCTAGACGAAGCCTGGAGCTTTCTTCAAGTTGCTCAAGGAAAGACCCTTTCGATGAAGCTAGTCCGTGCTGGACGAGCCATGAATGCAGGGGTCTATTTTGTTACGCAAAATGCGGATGACTTACTGGATGAAAAACTAAAAAATAATCTTGGATTGAAATTCGCTTTCCGTTCTACGGATATTCATGAAATTAAAAAGACACTGGAATTCTTTGGTATTGATAAAGAAGATGAAGGCAATCAAAAACGATTAAGAGATTTAGAAAATGGTCAGTGTCTCCTTTCAGATTTATATGGTCGTGTAGGTGTAATTCAATTCCACCCGATTTTTGAAGAATTACTTCATGCTTTTGATACAAGACCACCTGTGAGAAAAGAGGTGTCCTAA
- a CDS encoding conjugal transfer protein → MKIKLERKEKRNKVKKVPTIKVGTHKKTTTALWILLLTSITFGVYKNFTAIDQHTTHEKEVTEQRVIDTNKIESFSRNFITVFYSWEHNQKALDQRTEKLKDYLTEELQVLNTDMVRTDIPTNSTVESIQFWDIKPIDKNNFDVLFSVTQTITEQNKKKVVDSAYTLTVHLDDKGNMVIVKNPTVSSIPAKSNYKPKANDSDGTVDAKTTDEIDSFLKTFFKLYPKATKKELSYYVNNHALKPINKEYQFLELTSSNYSLENDQVATQVSVKYLDPATKTTQTSEFNLILRKSENWIITN, encoded by the coding sequence ATGAAAATAAAACTAGAAAGAAAAGAAAAACGAAATAAAGTCAAAAAAGTTCCTACAATAAAAGTCGGAACGCATAAAAAAACAACAACAGCATTATGGATTTTACTTTTAACAAGTATTACTTTTGGCGTTTATAAAAACTTTACAGCCATCGATCAACATACGACTCATGAAAAAGAAGTCACTGAACAACGAGTCATTGATACCAATAAAATCGAAAGCTTCAGTCGAAACTTCATTACGGTTTTCTATTCTTGGGAACATAATCAAAAAGCATTAGATCAACGAACTGAAAAATTAAAAGATTATCTCACAGAAGAGTTACAAGTCCTAAATACAGACATGGTGAGGACTGACATTCCTACAAACTCTACAGTTGAATCCATTCAATTTTGGGATATTAAGCCAATCGATAAAAATAACTTTGATGTTTTATTTTCTGTTACTCAAACTATTACCGAACAAAATAAAAAGAAAGTCGTTGATTCTGCTTATACTCTTACTGTTCATTTGGATGATAAAGGAAATATGGTTATTGTTAAAAATCCAACGGTTAGCTCAATTCCTGCTAAATCAAATTATAAGCCAAAAGCTAATGATAGTGACGGAACGGTAGATGCCAAAACAACAGATGAAATAGATTCATTCTTAAAAACATTCTTTAAACTTTATCCTAAAGCAACTAAGAAAGAACTATCCTACTACGTTAATAATCATGCTTTAAAACCTATTAATAAAGAGTATCAATTTTTGGAACTAACTTCTTCTAATTATTCATTAGAGAATGATCAAGTCGCTACACAAGTATCAGTGAAATATCTTGATCCCGCAACAAAAACTACTCAAACTTCTGAATTTAATCTAATTTTACGAAAATCAGAAAATTGGATTATTACCAACTAG
- a CDS encoding sensor histidine kinase encodes MIFIQAFLSSFEYFWINVVVSTTLCLIVSFFFFSKWKDVLMSSIIAIAVINIGEGMASMLLMSTSASKQDMTNLMSDALNTILVFTIARLISLALILVILRFRRENIGKNILPPIFWATFLFITMKDALWILLLTDSYTELSFYYWAAVIPLLPVSYILIFLTRRAIGKMISIQVDSKLLDEKNKYYKQQLFTMKQVLESQKTVRHDLNNKLSPLVYLAENGRSDELIQQVKKLSSLSMLEEIYAESGNITIDYVINLKLQDLENIGIGITCEINVPKDIDIAPFDLSTILGNLIDNAIEAVNHVKDKKWIAIQISYQIGFLIIKIANSFDGTIYLENERIISRKKETENHGFGLNSIQKISQDYNGEMRVEHEDKQFEVTVKLVV; translated from the coding sequence GTGATTTTCATCCAGGCTTTTCTCAGTTCATTTGAATACTTTTGGATTAATGTTGTCGTTTCTACAACACTATGTTTAATTGTTTCATTCTTCTTTTTTTCAAAGTGGAAAGACGTTTTAATGTCTTCAATTATAGCCATAGCTGTTATTAATATTGGTGAAGGAATGGCTTCAATGCTATTGATGAGTACGTCAGCTAGTAAACAAGATATGACAAATCTTATGTCGGACGCATTAAATACAATATTAGTTTTCACTATAGCTCGTTTAATTAGTTTAGCACTTATACTGGTTATTTTGAGATTTAGAAGAGAGAATATAGGAAAGAATATCTTACCGCCCATATTTTGGGCAACTTTTCTATTTATTACTATGAAGGATGCTTTATGGATTTTACTTTTAACAGATTCCTATACTGAATTATCGTTTTACTACTGGGCAGCAGTTATTCCCTTACTACCAGTTTCATATATTCTAATTTTTTTAACACGAAGAGCCATAGGAAAGATGATCAGCATTCAAGTGGATAGTAAATTGTTAGATGAAAAAAATAAATATTATAAACAACAGCTTTTTACAATGAAACAAGTGCTTGAATCACAAAAAACGGTTCGCCATGATCTGAATAATAAGTTATCACCTCTCGTTTATTTAGCTGAAAATGGCAGATCTGATGAATTGATTCAGCAAGTAAAAAAACTTAGCAGTCTAAGTATGTTGGAGGAAATATATGCTGAATCAGGAAATATCACCATTGATTATGTCATTAATCTAAAACTACAAGATTTAGAAAATATAGGGATCGGCATTACCTGCGAAATAAATGTACCAAAGGATATTGATATTGCACCGTTTGATTTATCAACAATCTTAGGGAATTTAATTGACAATGCTATTGAAGCAGTAAATCATGTAAAGGATAAAAAATGGATTGCAATTCAAATAAGTTATCAGATTGGTTTTCTCATCATCAAAATAGCCAATTCTTTTGATGGCACTATATATTTGGAAAATGAACGAATTATATCTAGAAAAAAGGAAACTGAAAATCATGGTTTTGGATTGAATAGTATACAAAAAATTTCTCAAGACTATAATGGTGAAATGCGTGTTGAGCATGAAGATAAACAATTTGAAGTTACTGTAAAATTAGTGGTGTAG
- a CDS encoding CD3337/EF1877 family mobilome membrane protein, with amino-acid sequence MKPKWSLKKIILSLLLLVGIILLSLILLGTFVEAAGLVDDTINSSNVYSKYPLDNYQLDFYVDNSWGWLPWNWGDGIGKQVTYGLYAITNFIWTISLYLSNATGYLIQEAYKLDFISQTTDAIGKNMQTIAGITKHGFSSSGFYVGFLLILVLVLGIYVAYTGLLKRETTKSVQAVINFFVVFILSASFIAYAPDYIQKINEFSADVSKASLDIGTKIILPNSDSKGKDSVDLIRDSLFSIQVQQPWLLLQYDDSNIESLGESRVEKLLSVSPTLNDGKDRETTVKDEIENKKNNNLSINKAINRLGTVFFLFFFNIGISIFIFLLTGIMIFSQVLFIVYAMFLPISFLLSMIPSFQSTSKKAVMKLFNVIMTRAGITLIITVAFSISTMLYSLSASSPFFMTAFLQIVTFAGIYLKLGDLMSLFALQSNDSQGVGKQIFRKPKRLVNRQTRKIQQQLSKSLTSEGSPSKKKAAANSKSVPQTHDRQNNVPSPIKPKQPLSERLGKTTGNALDIKQRASDKTKLLKEQTKDLPTQAKYAIHKKKVHLKEGIQNFSDTSKNTPQTNQAERLKKQHQHRQTIAQKRVEMEQAKTNRKASTTKTHKKTNSKIPDHQRPLTQDTINPYPKSEKASVSTTPTIRENRYSKNESPHPKNSQENQAPRNTTQKKKKPNKRGSKK; translated from the coding sequence ATGAAACCCAAATGGTCTTTAAAGAAAATCATCTTATCGCTACTTCTACTGGTTGGGATTATTTTACTTTCGCTAATTTTGCTAGGAACCTTTGTAGAAGCAGCTGGGTTAGTAGACGATACCATTAATTCCAGTAATGTGTATTCAAAATACCCTCTTGATAATTACCAACTCGATTTTTATGTCGATAATTCATGGGGCTGGTTGCCTTGGAACTGGGGTGATGGGATTGGGAAACAAGTAACATATGGTCTTTATGCCATTACCAATTTCATTTGGACAATATCACTGTATCTTTCAAATGCGACAGGTTACTTGATTCAAGAAGCGTACAAGTTAGACTTTATTTCTCAAACAACTGATGCAATTGGTAAGAATATGCAAACCATTGCAGGAATTACGAAACATGGCTTTTCCAGTTCTGGATTCTATGTGGGCTTCCTACTGATTCTAGTTTTAGTTTTGGGTATCTATGTCGCTTATACAGGATTATTAAAACGCGAAACTACCAAATCTGTTCAAGCCGTTATCAACTTTTTCGTAGTCTTTATTTTATCTGCTTCTTTTATTGCTTATGCACCTGATTACATTCAAAAAATTAATGAGTTCTCTGCCGATGTAAGCAAAGCAAGCTTAGATATTGGCACAAAGATTATTTTGCCTAATTCTGATTCTAAAGGGAAAGACAGTGTTGATTTAATTCGAGATAGCCTATTTTCTATCCAAGTACAACAACCTTGGCTTCTTTTACAATACGATGATTCTAATATTGAATCACTAGGAGAATCTCGTGTTGAAAAACTTCTTTCCGTTAGTCCAACACTTAATGACGGAAAAGACAGAGAAACGACTGTTAAAGATGAGATTGAGAATAAGAAAAACAACAATTTGAGTATCAACAAAGCCATTAATCGATTGGGAACTGTCTTCTTCTTATTTTTCTTTAACATCGGCATTTCTATTTTTATCTTTTTACTCACAGGGATTATGATCTTCTCTCAAGTCCTCTTCATTGTCTACGCGATGTTTTTACCAATTAGTTTTCTGCTAAGTATGATTCCTAGTTTTCAAAGTACTAGTAAAAAAGCTGTTATGAAGCTCTTTAATGTCATCATGACTCGTGCTGGTATTACCTTGATTATTACCGTTGCTTTTAGCATTTCTACCATGTTGTATTCATTGTCCGCAAGTTCACCCTTTTTCATGACGGCATTCTTACAGATTGTGACGTTCGCTGGTATCTATTTAAAATTAGGCGACTTGATGAGTCTGTTTGCATTACAAAGCAATGATTCTCAAGGTGTTGGAAAACAAATTTTCCGTAAACCTAAACGCTTAGTTAATCGCCAAACAAGAAAAATCCAACAGCAACTCAGTAAAAGTCTTACTTCAGAAGGCTCGCCTTCTAAAAAGAAAGCAGCAGCTAATAGTAAATCCGTTCCTCAAACTCATGACAGACAAAATAATGTTCCTTCACCTATTAAACCGAAGCAACCATTATCAGAACGACTTGGGAAAACAACAGGCAATGCGCTAGATATCAAACAACGAGCAAGTGATAAAACCAAACTGTTAAAAGAACAAACCAAAGATTTACCGACACAAGCGAAATATGCGATTCATAAAAAGAAAGTTCACTTAAAAGAAGGCATTCAAAACTTTTCTGATACGTCTAAAAATACACCACAAACAAATCAAGCCGAACGATTGAAAAAACAACATCAGCATCGACAAACAATCGCTCAAAAAAGAGTAGAAATGGAACAAGCGAAAACCAATCGTAAAGCTAGCACAACTAAAACTCACAAGAAAACAAATTCAAAAATACCAGATCATCAACGACCACTTACACAAGATACTATTAACCCCTATCCAAAATCAGAAAAAGCAAGTGTATCAACTACACCAACCATCCGTGAAAATAGATACTCTAAAAATGAGAGTCCTCACCCTAAAAACTCGCAAGAAAATCAAGCTCCGAGAAACACGACACAGAAAAAAAAGAAACCAAACAAACGAGGTTCTAAAAAATGA
- a CDS encoding bacterial Ig-like domain-containing protein, whose protein sequence is MKKKFLSLFSVMLLVSSSLIGTVQAFAETTESEQTQEQEDQTPNKVGSSDSLENSSASESNESIVRDSVIQTNSVEVTNSTISPSESSTNAHEQDSVLQEENINGKSSLLADTIVSGNLGSVAWEIDADGTLRIDGGQLPNVIMINNRSPFDAYKNQIISIIFEGKVTSGGSLENLFFDLGKVKSIENLSYLDTSQTINMQRMFFGMTALTSIDVSGFDTSKVSNMIMMFNNASSLTSLDLSDFDTSSVTNMGQMFYGMKNLTSLDLSNFETSNLTNMYAMFSYSGIKSLNISNFNTLQAKMGADIFWQTPIEHIKLGENFVFKDSLLGSPPIDNTYIGKWQNQSGTLYTSLELATNYNGATMNGDWYWATSQEVIEVIDSSIYIGDKWEAKDNFISAKDKDGNVLDFADITVDASQVDINQAGTYEVKYSYGGLTSHAKVTVKDKQTVINVHDSTIYVGDTWKAEDNFDSALDKDGNIVNFEKLTVDASQVDINQAGTYEVKYSYGGLTSHAKVTVKDKQTVINVHDSTIYVGDTWKAEDNFDSALDKDGNIVNFEKLTVDASQVDINQAGIYEVKYSYGGLTSHAKVTVKDKQTVINVHDSTIYVGDTWKAEDNFDSALDKDGNIVNFEKLTVDASQVDINQAGTYEVKYSYGGLTSHAKVTVKDKQTVINVHDSTIYVGDTWKAEDNFDSALDKDGNIVNFEKLTVDASQVDINQAGTYEVKYSYGGLTSHAKVTVKDKQTVINVHDSTIYVGDTWKAEDNFDSALDKDGNIVNFEKLTVDASQVDINQAGTYEVKYSYGGLTSHAKVTVKDKQTVINVHDSTIYVGDTWKAEDNFDSALDKDGNIVNFEKLTVDASQVDINQAGIYEVKYSYGGLTSHAKVTVKDKQTVINVHDSTIYVGDTWKAEDNFDSALDKDGNTISFSDIIVTIESMNTRILNTKSLDASKVGTYKVSYSYDGVMSTIQITVKDKQTVINVHDSAIYVGDTWKAEDNFDNALDKDGNIVNFEELTVDVSQVNTNQAGTYEVVYNYDGSSSKAIVTVKAVADEENVSNENHNNDENTSTNNQAENDKQALPQMGELDTMNVSILGLIMVVISLLLLRIRRNGYAK, encoded by the coding sequence ATGAAAAAGAAATTTTTATCACTTTTTAGTGTAATGCTGCTTGTAAGTTCTTCTTTAATAGGGACTGTGCAAGCATTTGCGGAGACTACTGAGTCAGAGCAAACACAGGAACAAGAGGATCAAACTCCAAATAAAGTAGGTTCGTCTGATAGTCTTGAAAATAGTTCAGCTAGTGAGTCAAATGAAAGTATAGTAAGGGATTCTGTTATTCAAACCAATAGTGTTGAAGTAACTAATAGTACAATATCTCCCAGTGAATCTTCAACAAACGCACATGAACAGGATTCAGTGTTACAAGAAGAAAATATAAATGGAAAATCAAGTTTATTAGCTGACACAATTGTATCTGGTAATTTGGGTTCTGTTGCTTGGGAAATTGATGCAGACGGAACCTTGCGTATTGATGGAGGTCAATTACCTAACGTTATTATGATAAATAATAGATCACCATTTGATGCATATAAGAATCAAATTATCTCGATTATTTTTGAAGGAAAGGTGACATCAGGTGGATCTTTAGAAAATCTATTTTTTGATTTGGGAAAAGTTAAAAGTATAGAAAATCTGAGCTATCTTGATACTAGTCAAACAATTAATATGCAGCGTATGTTCTTTGGTATGACTGCGTTAACTTCAATTGATGTATCGGGTTTTGACACAAGTAAAGTGTCAAATATGATAATGATGTTTAATAATGCAAGTAGTTTGACATCCCTTGATCTATCTGATTTTGATACAAGCTCTGTAACAAACATGGGACAAATGTTTTATGGAATGAAGAATTTAACATCCCTTGATTTATCTAATTTTGAAACATCTAATCTTACTAATATGTACGCTATGTTTTCCTATTCAGGTATAAAATCACTGAATATATCAAATTTTAATACCTTACAGGCAAAAATGGGGGCAGATATTTTTTGGCAAACACCAATTGAGCATATCAAATTAGGAGAAAATTTTGTATTTAAAGATTCTTTGCTAGGCTCACCACCAATTGATAATACTTATATTGGAAAGTGGCAGAATCAATCTGGGACTCTTTACACTTCTTTAGAGTTAGCCACTAATTATAATGGTGCAACCATGAACGGAGATTGGTACTGGGCAACTTCGCAAGAAGTTATTGAGGTGATTGATTCATCCATTTATATAGGTGATAAATGGGAAGCGAAAGATAATTTTATTTCTGCTAAGGACAAAGATGGCAATGTTCTTGATTTTGCAGATATTACAGTAGATGCTAGTCAAGTCGATATCAATCAAGCTGGAACCTACGAAGTGAAGTACAGTTATGGTGGTTTAACAAGTCATGCGAAAGTTACGGTAAAAGATAAACAAACAGTGATAAATGTGCATGATTCTACTATTTATGTAGGAGATACTTGGAAAGCTGAAGATAACTTTGACAGTGCTTTGGATAAAGATGGAAATATAGTTAACTTTGAAAAGCTTACAGTAGATGCTAGTCAAGTCGATATCAATCAAGCTGGAACCTACGAAGTGAAGTACAGTTATGGTGGTTTAACAAGTCATGCGAAAGTTACGGTAAAAGATAAACAAACAGTGATAAATGTACATGATTCTACTATTTATGTAGGAGATACTTGGAAAGCCGAAGATAATTTTGACAGTGCTTTGGATAAAGATGGAAATATAGTTAACTTTGAAAAGCTCACAGTAGATGCTAGTCAAGTCGATATCAATCAAGCTGGAATCTACGAAGTGAAGTACAGTTATGGTGGTTTAACAAGTCATGCGAAAGTTACGGTAAAAGATAAACAAACAGTGATAAATGTACATGATTCTACTATTTATGTAGGAGATACTTGGAAAGCCGAAGATAACTTTGACAGTGCTTTGGATAAAGATGGAAATATAGTTAACTTTGAAAAGCTCACAGTAGATGCTAGTCAAGTCGATATCAATCAAGCTGGAACCTACGAAGTGAAGTACAGTTATGGTGGTTTAACAAGTCATGCGAAAGTTACGGTAAAAGATAAACAAACAGTGATAAATGTACATGATTCTACTATTTATGTAGGAGATACTTGGAAAGCCGAAGATAACTTTGACAGTGCTTTGGATAAAGATGGAAATATAGTTAACTTTGAAAAGCTCACAGTAGATGCTAGTCAAGTCGATATCAATCAAGCTGGAACCTACGAAGTGAAGTACAGTTATGGTGGTTTAACAAGTCATGCGAAAGTTACGGTAAAAGATAAACAAACAGTGATAAATGTACATGATTCTACTATTTATGTAGGAGATACTTGGAAAGCCGAAGATAACTTTGACAGTGCTTTGGATAAAGATGGAAATATAGTTAACTTTGAAAAGCTCACAGTAGATGCTAGTCAAGTCGATATCAATCAAGCTGGAACCTACGAAGTGAAGTACAGTTATGGTGGTTTAACAAGTCATGCGAAAGTTACGGTAAAAGATAAACAAACAGTGATAAATGTGCATGATTCTACTATTTATGTAGGAGATACTTGGAAAGCTGAAGATAACTTTGACAGTGCTTTGGATAAAGATGGAAATATAGTTAACTTTGAAAAGCTCACAGTAGATGCTAGTCAAGTCGATATCAATCAAGCTGGAATCTACGAAGTGAAGTACAGTTATGGTGGTTTAACAAGTCATGCGAAAGTTACGGTAAAAGATAAACAAACAGTGATAAATGTACATGATTCTACTATTTATGTAGGAGATACTTGGAAAGCCGAAGATAATTTTGACAGTGCTTTGGATAAAGATGGAAATACAATATCATTTTCAGACATTATAGTAACGATTGAATCAATGAATACGAGAATTTTAAATACAAAAAGTCTAGATGCAAGTAAAGTTGGAACTTACAAAGTATCTTATAGTTATGATGGAGTAATGAGCACGATTCAGATTACAGTGAAAGATAAACAAACAGTGATAAATGTGCATGACTCTGCTATTTATGTAGGAGATACTTGGAAAGCCGAAGATAACTTTGATAATGCTTTAGATAAAGATGGAAATATAGTTAACTTTGAAGAGCTCACAGTAGATGTTAGTCAAGTGAATACCAATCAAGCGGGTACCTATGAAGTTGTTTATAATTATGATGGATCGAGCTCAAAAGCGATTGTGACTGTAAAAGCAGTTGCGGACGAGGAAAATGTCAGCAATGAGAATCATAATAATGATGAAAATACTTCTACTAATAATCAAGCAGAAAATGACAAACAAGCACTACCTCAAATGGGCGAACTGGACACTATGAATGTTTCTATTTTAGGTCTGATTATGGTAGTAATTTCTCTATTACTGCTTAGAATTAGAAGAAATGGTTATGCTAAATAG